CGCCGTCCTGGACGCCATCCTGGCGCAGGACAAGTACGCGCGTGTGGCAGCCGAGACGCTTTGCAACACCGGTCTGGTGGTGCTGGCCGGGGAAATCACCACGACCGCCAACGTCGACTATATCCAGATCGCGCGCGACACCATCAAGCGCATCGGGTACGACAACACCGATTACGGCATCGACTACAAGGGCTGCGCGGTGCTGGTCGCCTATGACAAGCAGTCGCCCGACATCGCCCAGGGCGTCGACCGTGCCTCGGACGACTACCTGAACCAGGGCGCCGGCGACCAGGGCCTGATGTTCGGCTACGCCTGCGACGAGACCCCGGAACTGATGCCGTTCCCGATCTACTACGCGCACCGCCTGGTCGAGCGCCAGTCGCTGCTGCGCCGCGACGGCCGCCTGCCGTGGCTGCGCCCGGATGCCAAGTCCCAGGTCACGGTGCGCTATGTCGACGGCAAGCCGCACAGCGTGGATACCGTGGTGCTGTCGACCCAGCACGCGCCGGACATCACCCAGGCGCAGATCCGCGAGGCCGTGATCGAGGAGATCATCAAGCCGGTGCTGCCGGCAGAGATGCTCAAGGAAACCAAGTACCTGGTGAACCCGACCGGCCGCTTCGTGATCGGCGGGCCGCAAGGCGACTGCGGCCTGACCGGGCGCAAGATCATTGTCGACACCTACGGCGGCGCCTCGCCGCACGGCGGCGGCGCGTTCTCGGGCAAGGACCCGTCCAAGGTCGACCGCTCGGCTGCCTACGCCGCGCGCTACGTCGCCAAGAACGTGGTGGCCGCGGGCCTGGCGCGGCAGTGCCAGGTGCAGGTCAGCTACGCCATCGGCGTGGCGCGGCCGATCAACGTGACGGTCTATACCGAAGGCACCGGCAAGATTCCGGACGCCAAGATCGCGGAACTGGTGCAGGAACATTTCGACCTGCGCCCGAAGGGCATCGTGCAGATGCTGGACCTGCTGCGGCCGATCTACGAGAAGACCGCGGCCTATGGCCACTTCGGCCGCGAAGAGCCGGAATTCTCGTGGGAAGCCACCGACAAGGCGGCTGCGCTGCGCGCCGCGGCCGGCCTGTAAGCGCCGCGCTCGCGTCGGCAATCCTGACGACAAGCCCCGCCGGCCCGCAAGGGCTCGCGGGGTTTTTTTGCGTGGCTTTGATCCAGGTTCAGCTGACGCGTGACGCAGGCGCCACGGCCGGCGCACGGAGTAAAATTCCGCCACTCGCCTGCCGCCGCTGCGGCGGCCACCCTCAACACTGGTAACCGTTCCCAGAGGATGCCATGTCCGAAGCGCCTGTCCTTGCCCCGTCGCCCCCAGCCCGGCCGTCAACTGCCGGCCAGCTCGACCTGATCCGTCCGCAGCCCTATACGGAGTGGGCGCCCGAGGTCAGCGCCGAAGAACGCGCCACGCTGCGCCGCGAACTGGAGCAGGGCGCGGTACTGTACTTCCCCAACCTGAAGTTTCAGTTCCAGCGGGGTGAAGAGCGCTTCCTCGACGCCCGTTATTCCGACGGCAAGTCCAAGAACATCAACCTGCGTGCCGACGACACCGCGGTGCGCGGCGCGCAGGGCAGCCCGCAGGACCTGGCCGACCTGTACACGCTGATCCGCCGCTACGCCGACAGCAGCGAGTCGCTGATCCGCACGCTGTTCCCGGAATACATCCCGCACATGACCCGCGCCGGCACCTCGCTGCGGCCCAGCGAGATCGCCGGGCGCCCGGTCAGCTGGCGCAAGGACGACACCCGCCTGCACGTCGATTCCTTCCCGTCGAACCCGATGCTGGGCAAGCGCCTGTTGCGCGTGTTTCACAATATCGACCCGGCCGCGCCGCGCGTGTGGCGCGTAGGCGAGCCGTTCGGCGACTTTGCGCAGAAGTTCGTGCCCAAGACCCACGGCATGTGGCCGGGGCAGGCGGCGCTGATGAAGCTGCTGCATATCACCAAGCGCCGCCGCTCGGAATACGACCACCGCATGCTGCAGCTGCATGACCTGGCCAAGGCCGACCTGGACTACCAGGCCAACGTGCCGCAGCAGGAATTCCACTTCCCGCCGGGTGCAACCTGGATCGTCTTCAGCGACCAGCTGCTGCACGCGGCCATGCGCGGGCGCGCGATGATGGAGCAGACCATCTACCTGGCGCCGCAGGCGATTTCCGACCACACGCATTCGCCGGAGGCAGTGCTGTCGCGCATGCTCGGGCGGCCGATGCTGGTGTCGTAAGCGCGGCCTGTGCAGGCCAGAGCTCAACGCAGCAGCAGGCGCAGCATGGTGTCGAAGGTCTTGCCGTAAGGCGGCTTGAGCAGTCCGGCGCCGTTCAGGCTGGCCTGGTGGAACACCGGCTTCACCTTCGAAAAGGTGTCGAAGCCCGCCTGCCCATGGTACGCGCCCATGCCGCTGGCGCCGACGCCGCCGAACGGCAGGCCGTCCTGGGCGATATGGAACAGGGTGTCGTTGACCGTGACGCCGCCGGCGACGGTCTGCTGCATCACATGGGCGATGGCGCCGCGGTCGCGCTCGAACACGTATAACGCCAGCGGGCGCGGACGCGCGTTGATGTAGTCCACCGCCTCGTCGAGGGTGCGGTAGGTCACCACCGGCAGCACCGGCCCGAAGATCTCCTCGCGCAGGGCGGTTACGCCCTGTGGCACATCCAGCAGCAGCACCGGCGGCAGGCGCCGCGCCTGCGCATCCGGCTGCGCATCGGACAGCGGCACCACGGTCGCGCCTTGCGCGGCGGCCTCGTCGACCAGCGCTGCCAGCCGTGCGAAGTGCCGCGGGCTGATGATGCTGGTGTAGTCCGGGTTGTGCGCCAGGTCGGGATAGAGCCGGACTACGCAGCGGCGCGCCGCGTCCACCATCTGCCCGCGCAGGTCCTCCGGCACCAGTACATAATCCGGCGCGATGCAGGTCTGGCCCGCGTTCATCAGCTTGCCGACCAGGATGCGCTCCACGGCGCGCTCGAGGTCGGCCCCGGCCCCGATGATGGCGGGGGACTTGCCACCCAGCTCCAGGGTTACCGGGGTCAGGTTGGCGGCCGCCGCGCGCATCACATGGTGGCCGACCGCGGTCGAACCCGTGAACAGCAGGTGGTCGAACGGCAGCGCGGTGAACGCGCTGGCCACGTCGGCATCGCCGTTGATCACGACGATTTCGTCCGGGGCGAAGTGCTGCGGCACCAGCCGCGCGAACAGCGCCGCGAAGCGCGGCGTGTATTCCGACAGCTTGACCATGGCCCGATTGCCTGCCGCCAGCGCGCCGGCCAGAGGGCCGACCGTCAGGTACAGCGGGTAATTCCAGGGCACCACGATGCCGACCACGCCAAGCGGCTGCGGCACCAGGCGCGAGCTTCCCGGGCGGAACCAGAACCCCGTGGGTGCGCGCCGCACGCGCATCCAGCGCTTGCCATGCCGCAGGGCGTCGTCGACGCCGGCGAGGCTGGGGAACACCTCCAGCAGCGCGGTCTCCTGGCGCGGACGGTTGGTGAAATCCGCATGGATCGCGGCGGCAATTTCGGCCTGGTTTTCGGTCACCAGGCGCCGCAGGCGCTGCAGCCGGTCGGCACGCACAGGCCAGGCGGGCAGCTGGTCGCGCCGCGAAGCGGCATGCATGGCACCGAAGACGGACGACAGGTCGGGAACTTCTCGCATGGCTGCGCTCCAGGATTTCCGCGCACATTCGCGCACCATCGCGCAAGATAAGGCAGCGCGCCGGCCAAGACAATGGAAGCTTGCTACCAGCAAGCCGATTCAAACGCCCGTCCGGCGCGCTCGCGCGCCTCTCCGTCAAGCCCGTGCCTTTGATTGCCGCCGCCCGCTCCGGGCTTGAGCCGGCGCAGCCAGCGCCTACACTGAATCTCACGGCTTGCCATCCGCTGGACGGACAGGGCGCGCGCCGGCGCGGCCCGGCTCACGCATGCGCGCCGCCTGCGGAATCGCGGGGAGACAGATGGAAACCACCTATGACTACGTCATCGTCGGCGCGGGGTCGGCCGGCTGTGCGCTGGCGGGGCGCCTGGCCGACAGCGGCGACGACACCATCGCGCTGGTCGAGGCCGGACACCACGACCACCATGTGCTGGTGCGCACACCCGCCGGGCTGGCCGCGATGCTGCCGCATGCGGGGGCGCGCAACTACGGCTACCAGACCGTGCCGCAGCCGGGCCTGAACGGCCGCCGCGGCTACCAGCCGCGCGGGCGCGGGCTGGGCGGCTGCTCATCGATCAACGCCATGATCTACACGCGCGGCCGGCCCGCGGACTACGATGCCTGGGCCGACGCCGGCTGCGATGGCTGGTCCTGGGACGACGTGCTGCCGTACTTCCGCCGCGCCGAATGCAACGAGCGCCTGGCCGGCAGCGACGACGATCCGCTGCACGGCGGCAACGGCCCGCTGCATGTCAGCGACCTGCGTACGCCCAACCCGTTCGCCGAGCGCTTTATCGAGGCAGCGCAGCAGGCGGGCTTTCCGCGCAACGACGATTTCAACGGGGAAGAGCAGGAGGGCATCGGCTGGTACCAGGTCACGCAGCACGCGGGCGAACGCTGGAACGCCGCGCGTGCGTACCTGCATGGCGGCAACCCGCGCGACCGCGCCTGCAATGGCGGCCGTGCGCGGCTGCACGTGCTGACCGACACGCAGGCCCTGCGCATCGTCTTCGAAGGCCGTCACGCCGCCGGGGTGCTGGTACAGCGTGACGGCCGCCAGCAGCTGCTGCGCGCGCGTCGCGACGTGATCGTGTGCGCGGGCACGTTCGGCTCGCCGCAGCTGCTGATGGTCTCGGGCGTCGGTCCTGCCGCGCACCTGCGCGAACACGGCATCGACGTGGTCCATGACCTGCCCGGCGTGGGCGCCAACCTGCAGGACCATCTCGACGTGGTGCTGCACAAGCGCACCGCCGTGCCCGAGCTGTTCGGCGTGTCGTTCGGCGGCGTCGCGAGGCTGCTGTCCGAAATGCTGCGCTATCGGCGCGAGCGCGCCGGCATGATGTCGAGCAACTTCGCCGAGGCCGGCGGCTTCGTGCGCAGCCACCCGGCGCTGCCCGAGCCCGACTTGCAGCTGCATTTCGTGGTGGGCCTGGCGGACGACCATATGCGCAAGCTGAATCTCGGTCATGGCTATTCCTGCCATGTCTGCCTGCTGCGCCCGCGCAGCCGCGGCGAGGTCCGGCTGGCCACGGCCGATATCCGACGCGCGCCGCTGATCGACCCGAACTACCTGAGCGACGCGCGCGACCTCGACGACATGGTGGCCGGCGTGCGCATCGTGCGCAGCATCCTGTCGCAGCCGCAGCTGGCCTGCTTCGGCGGGCGGGAGCTCTATACGGCCGGGCTGCGTGCCGATGGCAGCGACGATGCCGCCGTGCGCGCACTGATCCGCGCGCGCGCCGACACCATCTACCACCCGGTCGGCACCTGCCGCATGGGCATGGATGCGATGGCGGTGGTGGATCCGCAATTGCGCGTGCGCGGCGTGGAAGGGCTGCGCGTGGTCGATGCGTCGGTGATGCCCACGCTGATCGGCGGCAATACCAATGCGCCCGCGATCATGATCGGCGAACGCGCGCACGACCTGATCCGCTATGCGCCGCGCGTGATGCTGCGGGTGCTGGAGTCGATGGAGGCCTAGCCTTCGAAGCCGCGCGACGCCACCCGGCCGAGCGCGCCGGCTTCGGCGTCGAGCGTGCCGAACACGCGCCCGTGCTGCCGTCCGAGCCGGCTGGCGACGAACAGCTCCGCGTTCTCGGGGTCGGCATGCGCCAGCATCAGCGCGGCCTGCGCGGTCAAGACCAGGCCCTGTGCAAAGCGGCGCGCATTGGCCTCCTGCTGTTCCGCGGGCTCGCGCAGCATGGCCTGCAGCGAGGCCAGTTCCGCGCGCACCGACGGATGGCCGCCGGCCCGCCGCGACAGGTCCTGCAACAGCCGTGCGCCATCGTCGGGATTGCGCTGGAGCGCACGCAGCACGTCCAGGCACATGATGTTGCCGGAGCCTTCCCAGATCGAATTGACCGGCGCCTCGCGGTACAGCCGCGCCATCGGGCCTTCCTCGACATAGCCGTTGCCGCCCCAGACTTCCATCGCTTCGCCGGTGGCTTCGAGCGTGCGCTTGCAGACCCAGAACTTGGCCGCCGGCGTGACCACGCGCTTCCAGGCGGCGGCGAGCGGGTCGGGGTTGTCGCCCTCGGCGTGCGCGAAGGCGTGGCCCAGTTCCATCATCAGCAGCGTGGCCGCCTCGGATTCCAGCGCCAGGTCCGCCAGCACGTTGCGCATCAGCGGCTGGTCGCACAGCAGGCGCCCGAAGGCGCTGCGGTGGCGCGTATGGTGGAGCGCCTGCACGAAGGCCGCGCGCAGGATCGCGGCGCTGCCGATCACGCAGTCCAGCCGCGTGCTGGTGGCCATTTCGATGATGGTCGGGATGCCGCGGCCCTCCTCGCCGATCAGGATGCCGGCGGCGTCGCGGAACTCGACTTCGCTGCTGGCGTTGGAGCGGTTGCCGAGCTTGTCCTTGAGCCGCTGGATCTGCACCGCGTTGCGGCTGCCGTCGTCGCGAAAGCGCGGCACGAAGAAGCACGACAGCGGACCGTCTTCGGCGCCCATGCGCGCCACCACCAGGTGCGCATCGCACATCGGCGCGGAGAAAAACCACTTGTGGCCGGTCAGCGCGTATTCCGCGCCGCGGCCTTCGCCGCGCACCGGGCGCGCCACCGTGGTGTTGGCGCGCACGTCGGAACCGCCCTGCTTCTCGGTCATGCCCATGCCGATCATGATCGCGCTCTTGTCGCGCCAGGGCAGGTCGCGCGCATCATGCCCGGTCGCATAGAGCCGCGGCTCCAGCTCGGCAAACAGCGCGGCTTCCTTGCGCAGCACGGGGATGCTGGCAAAGGTCATGGTGGGCGGACACAGCGAGCCCGATTCCACCTGTGCCTGCAGGAAGTACCCGGCCGTGCGCGCGGCCCAGGCGCCCGCGCGCGGCTGGGCGAAGGGCAGCGCCTGCAGCTGCTGGCTTCGCAGCAGCCCCAGCAAGGCGTGCCATCCCGGGTGGAACTCGACCATATCGATGCGCTCGCCGGTGCGGCTGTGGGTGTGCAGCTCCGGCGTATGGCGGTTGGCGTCCGCCGCCCATTGCTGCACTTCCGGCTCGCCCAGCCGCGCGCCGAACTGCCGCAGCGCATCGGCATGCCAGCCGCCGCCGAGGCGTTCCAGCGCGGCACGCACCATGGGATCGCTGTCGAACAGGTTGTAGTGCGCAAGATCCGGCACCTGGTTGAAGACGCGGTGGGTGGCGGCGTCGGTCATGATGTCTCCTGGATCGGGGCTGGGCGTTTGCTTGCATGGTAGAGCACGTCACGCTCGTTTGAGTGCCTGGTCGTACCCTTGCGCTGTCTTTTTGCGCCGCAGCATGCGCGATTCGATACCTTTTTGCACGGCAGTGGCACCATCGGCGATGGTGAACTGGCACTGGCGCCCACCGGTGCTCTGTGCTTAAATTCACCCCGTTGGATGAAACAGGGGTGCCGTACGGATGGGCCGTGCGGCTGAGAGAGTCCCTTCGAACCCGATCCGGTTAGTACCGGCGTGGGAAGTTTCAGCAAGACCAAGCCTCTGGTCCCGATCGGGACTCGTCATCTCGCCACCGGCCGGGCGGCGCTCACAGGGCTCCTGGTTTCGTCCACCCCGCAAGAGAGAGAGGACGACACCCATGGCCCGTACTGCCCCCGCTGCATCCTTCGAATCGCTCGAGAGCGACCTCGACCAGAAATTCGCCTATCCGGCTTCGAGCAAGACCTACCTGACCGGCAGCCGCCCCGATATCCGCGTGCCGCTGCGCACCATCCTGCAGACGTCGACGCGCACGGAAAAGGGCGAAATGCCCAACCCGCCGATCCCGGTCTACGACACCTCGGGCCCGTACAGCGATCCCGATGTGCATATCGACCTGAAGGCCGGCCTGCCGCCGGTGCGCGCCAAGTGGATCGAAGAGCGCGGCGACACCGAAGTGCTGCCCGGCCTGTCGTCGGAATACGGCCGCGACCGCGCCAACGACCCCGCCACCGCGCACCTGCGCTTCGCCCAGCTGACCAACCCGCGCCGCGCCAAGGCCGGCGCCAACGTGTCGCAGATGCACTATGCACGCAAGGGCATCATTACTCCCGAGATGGAATACGTGGCGCTGCGCGAGTCGCTGAACCTGCAGGCCCTGTACGACAAGCCCGAATACAAGGCGCTGCTGCGCCAGCATCCGGGCAACGCGCTGGGCGCGGGCCTGCCGCTGCGTCCCGAGGACATCACACCGGAATTCGTGCGCCAGGAAATCGCCTCGGGCCGCGCGATCATCCCCGCCAACATCAACCACACCGAGCTGGAGCCGATGGCGATCGGGCGCAACTTCCGCGTCAAGATCAACGGCAACCTCGGCAATTCGGCGGTGACGTCGTCGCTGGCCGAGGAAGTGGAAAAGATGGTGTGGTCGATCCGCTGGGGCGCCGACACCATCATGGACCTGTCGACCGGCAAGCACATCCATGAAACGCGCGAGTGGATCCTGCGCAATTCGCCGGTGCCGATCGGCACGGTGCCGATCTACCAGGCGCTCGACAAGACCGGCGGCATCGCCGAGGACCTGACCTGGGAGATGTTCCGCGACACGCTGATCGAGCAGGCCGAGCAGGGCGTGGACTACTTCACCATCCACGCCGGCGTGCTGCTGCGCTACGTGCCGCTGACGGCGGATCGCGTCACGGGCATCGTCTCGCGCGGCGGCTCGATCATGGCCAAGTGGTGCCTGGCGCATCACAAGGAAAACTTCCTGTACACGCACTTCGACGAGATCTGCGAAATCATGAAGGCCTATGACGTGTCGTTCAGCCTCGGCGACGGCCTGCGTCCGGGCTGCATCGCCGACTCCAACGACGACGCGCAGTTCGGCGAGCTGCGCACGCTGGGCGAGCTGACCGCCAAGGCGTGGAAGCACGACGTGCAGGTGATGATCGAAGGCCCGGGCCACGTGCCGCTGCAGCGCATCCAGGCCAACATGGACGAAGAACTCAAGCATTGCTACGAGGCGCCGTTCTACACCCTGGGACCGCTGGTGACCGACATCGCCCCCGGCTATGACCACATCACCAGCGGCATCGGCGCGGCCAATATCGGCTGGATGGGCACGGCCATGCTGTGCTACGTCACGCCGAAGGAGCACCTGGGCCTGCCGGACAAGGAAGACGTGCGCGAAGGCATCATCACCTACAAGATCGCCGCTCACGCCGCCGATCTGGCCAAGGGCTGGCCGGGCGCGCAGCTGCGCGACAACGCGCTGTCCAAGGCACGCTTCGAGTTCCGCTGGGAAGACCAGTTCAACCTGGGCCTCGACCCGGAACGCGCGCGCTCGTACCACGACGCGACGCTGCCGGCCGAAGGCGCCAAGATCGCCCACTTCTGCTCGATGTGCGGGCCGAAGTTCTGCTCGATGAAGATCACGCAGGAAGTGCGCGACTACGCGGCCTCGCTGCCCAAGGAAGCGCAGCAGGGCATGGAAGAGAAGTCGATCGAGTTCCTGAAGAAGGGCAGCAAGATCTACTCGTAAGGCCGTCGCTGAACACCTGCCGAAGTCAAGGCAGGACGGGCATGGCCTCGCAAGCCATGCCCGCGCAAGATCCGCCGCCGCGCAGCGCCCCGCGCGGCGGCACCGATTACAAGGAGGCCGGACGCGGCCGCATGGCGCGCCCGGCACAACACCCTCATGACAGCAGTGCAGTCGTTTGACGTCGCCATCCTCGGGGCCGGCCTTGCCGGCCGCCTGGCCGCCTGGTTGCTGGTCCGCGGCGGCGCCCGCGTGGCGCTGGTGGAGCGGGCCGGCCCGGACGGCGCGGGCTCGGCCGCCTATGTGGCCGCGGCCATGCTGGCGCCGCTGGCCGAGTCGGCCATCGCCGAGCGCCGCATCGTCGACCTTGGCATCGCCAGTGTCGACCTGTGGCGCGCGTGGCTGGTCGAATTGCCGGAACCGGTCTTCTTCCAGGAAGACGGCACGCTGGTGGTCTGGCATGCGCGCGACCGCGCCGAGATGTCGCTGTTCACCAGCCGCGTGCGCGCGGTGGCGCCGCCGGAGCTGGTGGCGCAGCGGCTGCGCGCGCTCGACGGCAAGGGCGTGGGCGAGGTCGAGCCGGCGCTGGCGGGCCGCTTTCCGCAAGGACTGCTGCTGGCCGGCGAAGGCCAGCTCGACAACCGCGGCGCGCTGCGCGCGCTGCTGTCGTGCGCGGTCAGCGAAGGCGTGCATTGCGTCTGGGAGGCGGGCGAGGTCGATGCCGGCTCGCTGCCCCAGCTTGGCATCCACGCCGACGTGGTGCTGGACTGCCGCGGCCTGGGCGCACGCAGCGCGTGGCCGGCGCAGCCCGGAGGCAGCCAGCCCGGCCTGCGTGGACTGCGCGGCGAAGTGGTGCGCGTGCATGCGCCCGACGTCAGGCTGCACCGGCCGGTGCGCCTGCTGCACCCGCGCTATCCGATCTATATCGCGCCCAAGCCCAACGACCTGTACGTGATCGGCGCCACCGAGCTGGAAAGCGAGGACGATTCGCCGATGAGCGTGCGCTCCGCGCTGGAGCTGCTGTCGGCGGCGCATTCGCTGCATCCCGCCTTCGGCGAGGCGCGCGTGCTGGAACTGAACGTGCAGCGCCGCCCCACGCGGCCCGACCACCTGCCGGCGATCCGCGTGGACCAGCGCGCGCGCGTGGTGCGTGTGAACGGCCTGTACCGCCACGGCTTCCTGATCGCCCCGGCGGTGACCGAGGCGGCGTGCGCGGTGGTGGGCGCGCTGCTCAACGGCGATCCCGCCGCGCATGCCGTGCCTGCCGCACTGCGCTGGCCCGGTATGATCGAGGCGGTGACCGAGGCGCCCGCGCCCACCGTTGGCGCGCGCTCCGGCACGCTGCATTAATGCAAGACTGACATGGATATCCTGCTCAACGGCCGACCGCTCGCCCTTGCCGAATCCGCCACGCTGGCGGACGCGGTGAGCGCTGCGCAGATCGCGCCCCCCTTTGCCGCGGCGGTCAACGGCCAGTTCGTGCCGCGCGCCGCGCACGCCAACACCCCTCTTGCGGCCGGCGACCGCATCGACCTCGTGCAACCCGTGACGGGAGGCTGACCCATGACCTTCGAACCTTCCGCAACCCTGCGCGACCCGTTCGTGCTGTATGGCGAGTCGTTCGGCTCGCGCCTGCTGCTGGGTACCGCGCGCTATCCGTCGCCGGCCACGCTTGAAGCCGCCGTGCAGGCCTCCGCGCCGGCCATGATCACCGTCGCGCTGCGCCGCCAGGGCGCGGTGGGCGACGGCGAGGGCGGCCAGGCGTTCTGGCAGATGCTCAAGGCGCTAAACGTGCCGGTGCTGCCCAACACCGCCGGCTGCTTCACCGCGCAGGAGGTCATCACCACCGCGATGATGGCGCGCGAGGTATTCGAGACGCCGTGGATCAAGCTCGAACTGATCGGCGACGACTACACCCTGCAGCCCGACACCCTGAACCTGCCGGCCGTGGCCGAGACCCTGCTCAAGGAGGGCTTCAAGGTGCTGCCGTACTGCACCGAGGACCTGGTGCTGTGCCGCCGCTTGCTCGACGTCGGTTGCCAGGCGCTGATGCCGTGGGCCGCGCCGATCGGCACCGGCCGCGGAGCGGTCAACCCGCACGCGATGCGCGTGCTGCGCGAGCGCCTGCCCGATACCCCGCTGATCGTCGATGCCGGCCTGGGCCTGCCGTCGCACGCGGCCCAGGTGCTGGAATGGGGTTACGACGGCGTGCTGCTCAACACCGCGGTGGCGCAGGCCGCCTACCCGGTCGACATGGCGCGCGCCTTCGCGCAGGCCGTGGCCGCGGGCCGCACCGCCTATCTGGCCGGGCCGATGCCCGAGCGCGAAGTCGCGCAGGCCAGCACCCCGGTGGTCGGCATGCCGTTCTGGCACGCCGACAACACGGAGCAGCGCGCATGACCCGCCGCCCCGTGCACGTCCCCAGCGACGGCCCGCTGCGCCAGGCGGTGCTGGAACACTATGGCGATACCTTCGGCGTCGACGACAAGCCGTGGCAGGCGTGGCGCCTGGAAGATGCGCCGGCGCAGCCCGGCGCGCACGACGTGCTGCTGTCCGACGGCGAAGCCGACGCCGACACCATCGCGCGCGTGGCCGCCGCAGGCGCCACGCTGATCGAGACCGAGCGCGAGGGCGGCCAGTGGGTCGACACCGTGCGCTCGCCGATGGGCACCTGGGTATTCTCGGTCGCCGCGGATACCGACCAGCCGCATTCGCCGGCCTTCGTCGCGGTGCTGCTGGCCTGCCTGTCGCTGCATTTCCCGGCCCACGATGCGCTGTGCCTGGCGCGCGCCTGGGC
The window above is part of the Cupriavidus taiwanensis LMG 19424 genome. Proteins encoded here:
- a CDS encoding FAD-dependent oxidoreductase: MTAVQSFDVAILGAGLAGRLAAWLLVRGGARVALVERAGPDGAGSAAYVAAAMLAPLAESAIAERRIVDLGIASVDLWRAWLVELPEPVFFQEDGTLVVWHARDRAEMSLFTSRVRAVAPPELVAQRLRALDGKGVGEVEPALAGRFPQGLLLAGEGQLDNRGALRALLSCAVSEGVHCVWEAGEVDAGSLPQLGIHADVVLDCRGLGARSAWPAQPGGSQPGLRGLRGEVVRVHAPDVRLHRPVRLLHPRYPIYIAPKPNDLYVIGATELESEDDSPMSVRSALELLSAAHSLHPAFGEARVLELNVQRRPTRPDHLPAIRVDQRARVVRVNGLYRHGFLIAPAVTEAACAVVGALLNGDPAAHAVPAALRWPGMIEAVTEAPAPTVGARSGTLH
- the thiS gene encoding sulfur carrier protein ThiS, which codes for MDILLNGRPLALAESATLADAVSAAQIAPPFAAAVNGQFVPRAAHANTPLAAGDRIDLVQPVTGG
- a CDS encoding thiazole synthase, producing MTFEPSATLRDPFVLYGESFGSRLLLGTARYPSPATLEAAVQASAPAMITVALRRQGAVGDGEGGQAFWQMLKALNVPVLPNTAGCFTAQEVITTAMMAREVFETPWIKLELIGDDYTLQPDTLNLPAVAETLLKEGFKVLPYCTEDLVLCRRLLDVGCQALMPWAAPIGTGRGAVNPHAMRVLRERLPDTPLIVDAGLGLPSHAAQVLEWGYDGVLLNTAVAQAAYPVDMARAFAQAVAAGRTAYLAGPMPEREVAQASTPVVGMPFWHADNTEQRA